The Fusobacterium polymorphum genome segment AAAAGAGTATACACTGGGCTATGAATGGAATTCCTTTTGGTCAACTATTGGGAACAGGTATTTTCTTAGCTGCTTTTTCAGCTGCTATGTCAACAGCAAGTTCTCAATTATTAGCTTGTAGTTCAATGTTTGTTGGAGACATTTTCTTAAAATTGTATAAAAAAGAAGTTTCTCAAAAAACTGTTGTACTTTTAGGAAGAATTATGACTGTTCTATTTGTTATAATTTCTACTTTCTTTGGAATATATTTCCCTAATATATTTAAAACAGCAACTCACTTTGCTACACCAGGCTATGCACAATTACTTCCTGCTTTACTTGCTGGACTTTTCTGGAAAAGAGCAAATAGAGAAGGAGCTATATTTGGAACATTAGGTGGTTTTGCAACATTGCTTTTAACTTCATTTGTTTGGAAAAATCCATTAGGTGTCACTCCTCTTTTATGGAGTTTAACTGTAAATTGTATCTTACTTGTGGGAATTTCATTAGTTACCGCAAAACCTCCTAAAGAAGTTACTGACAGATTTTTTGAAACAGTTCAGTAATATATTAAAAATAATTTAGATTTATTTTATATTTGTTTTTTATTCGAAATAATAATACGATAAATGTATGTTGTCAATAATAAGCAATTAGAAAATGAAAATATGCTTCATCATCCGAAATTATTCTAGAATGAAAAAAATCTAATTACAAATATGAAAACTCTATCTCAATTAGCAATAGAATTTTTAAATAAATAATTTTTAGGGAGTGCAAACATATAAAATATTATTGCACTCCCTATTATTTTTAAATCACTTCATTTCTATACCAAGTTCCCCATTTATCCATATCATCTAAAAGAGTTTTCAAACTATATCCGATATCAGTTAAAGTATATTCAACTCTTGGAGGAACTTCTGGATAGACTTTTCTAGTTAATAATTCATTTTCTTCCATTTCTCTTAAATTTGAAGTTAAAACTTTTTGTGAAATATTATTTATTGATTTTTTTAACTCACTAAATCTTTTTGTTCCATCTAATAAATCTCTTATAATTAAAACTTTCCATTTATTTGAAATCAAAAGCAATGTTAATTCCACAGGACAAGCTGGTAAATCTTTTTTTAACATATAACCTCCAAAAATATTTTTAAATAATAATATATACTAAGTTACTAAATTATACAAAGAAAGATATTTTAGATTTAACTGAAAATGATTTAAAAGATTTTGATGTTGTAATAACAGCTTTTGGAGCTTGGACAGAAGATACTTTACCTTTACATAAAACAACATTAGAACATTTATCAAATATTTTAGCAAATAAAAATACTCGTCTTTTAGTAGTTGGTGGAGCAGGAAGCCTATATACTGATGATAGTTTAACAACTCAATTATGGCAAACTCCTGATTTCCCAGCTGATTACATTCCAGTTGCAACTAATATGGCAAAAGGATTAGAAGTTTTAAGAAAAAGAAATGATGTTAAATGGACATATATAAGTCCAGCAGCAGATTTTGAATTTGATTATGAAAGAAAAGGAGATTATCAATTAGCTGGTGAAGTATTTACGGTTAATGCTAAGGGAGAAAGTAAAATCAGTTATGCTGATTATGCAATAGCAATAGTTGATGAAGCTGAAAAAGGTAATCATATAAATCAAAGAATTTCTGTTCTTTGGAAATAAACTTTATATTTTATTTGAAAAAAATTCCTTAAAGTTATATAATAAAAAAAAAATTTAAGGAGAGAGAAAAATGACTGAAAAACAAGCTAAAATAATAGGCTGGATTGGAACAACATTAGCAATTTTAATGTATGTTTCATATATTCCACAAATAATAGGAAATTTGAATGGTAATAAAACTTCTTTTATTCAACCTTTAGTTGCCGCAATTAACTGCATAGTATGGGTTTGTTATGGATTGTTCAAAAAGGATAGAGACTTACCATTGGTTTTTGCTAATTTACCTGGAATTATTTTTGGATTAATTGCAGCATTTACAGCAATATACTAAAAATTTAAAAGAGATTATTGTGATTTTTTCTTTACAATAATCTCTTTTCTTTTATATTGGGAATCTTACAATAAAACAAGCTCCTTCTCCAACTTCACTTTCAACCTCTATTGTTGCAGAATGAAGCTGCACTATTCTATTTACCATTGAAAGTCCCAATCCACTTCCTTTATTTTTGTCTTTATTTCTAGAATCACTTGTTTGGAAAAATCTATCCCAAATATATTTTTGGTCTTTTTTCGGTATTCCAATACCATCATCCTTAATTTGAAGTATAACTTCTTTATTTATTCTATTTAAAGAA includes the following:
- a CDS encoding SemiSWEET family transporter, translated to MTEKQAKIIGWIGTTLAILMYVSYIPQIIGNLNGNKTSFIQPLVAAINCIVWVCYGLFKKDRDLPLVFANLPGIIFGLIAAFTAIY
- a CDS encoding winged helix-turn-helix transcriptional regulator, which encodes MLKKDLPACPVELTLLLISNKWKVLIIRDLLDGTKRFSELKKSINNISQKVLTSNLREMEENELLTRKVYPEVPPRVEYTLTDIGYSLKTLLDDMDKWGTWYRNEVI